In Aspergillus fumigatus Af293 chromosome 4, whole genome shotgun sequence, one genomic interval encodes:
- a CDS encoding 3-keto-steroid reductase, with protein MSDRDSQNDLGAKVFVLVTGANSGLGFSICCRLVDEFLKSHRHPRESLTVIFTTRSTRKGNDTLLRLQDHLRRASASASAPAAASARVTFVAENVDLSNLVSVRALSRRLNKTFPKLDAIVLNAGLGGWTGINWPKAIWGVMTDLVHEVSWPSFKIAPAGMVTDAQTALGDDKEPRLGAVFCANVFGHYMLAHNAMPLLRHSDMLHGPGRIIWVSSLEATVKHLDIDDIQGLRTLAPYESSKALTDILALTADLPSTAPWVKSFYSVDEQPEPRKETELEPPHPNMFLTHPGICGTGILPLSWPLFYSMLAAFWLARLLGSPWHTISTYAGACAPVWLALSAQAVLDDAEAPYRRNGGGRVKWGSSCNRLGQDQPVCTEVDGWGYGGVVGPAILEGDRRRRRKRGAVDLTAEEKLQYEDLGRKCWQRMEELRIQWDELLDEAEAQAKSEA; from the exons ATGTCTGACAGGGATTCTCAAAATGACCTGGGAGCCAAGGTCTTTGTCTTGGTAACCGGTGCCAACAG TGGCCTTGGTTTCTCAATCTGCTGTCGACTGGTGGATGAATTCTTGAAATCTCACCGACATCCCCGCGAGTCTCTGACCGTTATTTTCACCACGCGGAGCACCAGGAAGGGAAATGACACTCTCCTTCGCCTACAGGATCACCTTCGGCgcgcctctgcctctgcctctgctccCGCCGCAGCATCCGCACGAGTCACCTTTGTGGCTGAGAACGTCGACCTGTCGAACCTCGTCTCCGTCCGGGCCCTCTCCCGCCGACTGAACAAGACCTTCCCTAAACTCGATGCGATCGTGCTGAATGCCGGCCTGGGCGGATGGACGGGCATAAACTGGCCCAAGGCAATCTGGGGCGTTATGACAGACCTCGTGCACGAAGTCTCCTGGCCATCCTTCAAGATCGCGCCCGCGGGAATGGTGACGGATGCCCAGACCGCACTGGGCGACGACAAGGAACCGCGTCTCGGGGCGGTCTTCTGCGCGAACGTCTTCGGCCACTATATGCTAGCACACAATGCCATGCCGCTGCTGCGACACTCTGACATGCTTCACGGCCCCGGCCGCATCATCTGGGTTTCTAGTCTCGAGGCGACTGTGAAGCACCTCGACATCGACGACATCCAGGGCCTCCGCACCCTGGCCCCCTACGAGTCCTCAAAGGCTTTAACCGACATCCTGGCTCTGACAGCCGATCTCCCCAGCACAGCACCATGGGTTAAAAGCTTCTACTCGGTCGACGAGCAACCAGAACCCCGCAAAGAAACAGAACTAGAACCCCCGCACCCAAACATGTTCCTCACACATCCCGGCATTTGCGGCACAGGCATCCTCCCGCTCTCCTGGCCCCTCTTTTACTCCATGCTCGCGGCATTCTGGCTAGCCCGCCTCCTCGGATCCCCCTGGCACACCATCTCCACCTACGCAGGCGCCTGTGCCCCCGTCTGGCTCGCCCTCTCGGCTCAGGCCGTCCTCGACGACGCTGAAGCACCGTACCGGCGTAATGGCGGCGGGAGAGTGAAATGGGGCTCCTCGTGTAACCGTCTTGGTCAGGATCAGCCGGTCTGCACCGAAGTCGATGGGTGGGGGTATGGTGGTGTGGTCGGGCCGGCCATCCTGGAAGGAGACCGGCGCCGTCGCCGGAAGAGGGGTGCGGTGGATCTCACTGCGGAAGAGAAACTGCAGTATGAAGATCTGGGTAGGAAATGCTGGCAGCGCATGGAGGAATTGCGGATTCAGTGGGACGAGCTGCTTGACGAGGCTGAGGCCCAGGCAAAATCCGAGGCATGA
- the srb1 gene encoding mannose-1-phosphate guanyltransferase — MKALILVGGFGTRLRPLTLTLPKPLVEFGNRPMILHQVESLAAAGVTDIVLAVNYRPDVMVAALKKYEEQYNVRIEFSVESEPLGTAGPLKLAEKILGKDDSPFFVLNSDIICDYPFKQLAEFHKKHGDEGTIVVTKVDEPSKYGVVVHKPNHPSRIDRFVEKPVEFVGNRINAGIYILNPSVLKRIELRPTSIEQETFPAICSDGQLHSFDLEGFWMDVGQPKDFLTGTCLYLTSLAKRNSKLLAPNSEPYVYGGNVMVDPSAKIGKNCRIGPNVVIGPNVVVGDGVRLQRCVLLENSKVKDHAWIKSTIVGWNSSVGKWARLENVTVLGDDVTIADEVYVNGGSILPHKSIKQNIDVPAIIM; from the exons ATGAAGG CTCTCATTCTGGTCGGAGGGTTCGGTACCCGACTGCGCCCTTTG ACCCTGACCCTTCCCAAACCCCTGGTGGAGTTTGGAAACCGCCCGATGATCCTGCACCAGGTCGAGAGCTTGGCTGCTGCCGGTGTCACAGATATTGTTCTGGCCGTCAACTACCGTCCGGATGTCATGGTCGCGGCCCTCAAGAAG TACGAGGAACAATACAACGTCAGAATCGAGTTCTCCGTCGAGTCCGAACCCCTCGGTACCGCTGGTCCCCTGAAGCTGGCAGAGAAGATTTTGGGCAAGGACGATTCTCCCTTCTTCGTTCTCAACTCCGATATCATCTGTGATTATCCCTTTAAGCAGCTCGCAGAGTTCCACAAGAAACATGGCGACGAGGGCACCATCGTTGTTACCAAGGTCGACGAGCCCTCGAAGTACGGTGTCGTTGTCCACAAGCCCAACCATCCCTCTCGCATTGATCGTTTCGTCGAGAAGCCAGTTGAGTTCGTTGGTAACCGCATTAACGCCGGTATCTACATCCTCAACCCTAGTGTTCTCAAGCGCATTGAGCTGCGTCCTACCTCCATCGAACAGGAGACATTCCCCGCCATCTGCAGCGACGGTCAGCTCCACTCCTTTGATCTCGAGGGTTTCTGGATGGATGTTGGTCAACCCAAAGATTTCCTGACGGGCACCTGCCTCTACCTCACCTCGCTCGCGAAGCGTAACTCCAAGCTGCTGGCCCCCAACAGCGAGCCGTACGTCTACGGCGGCAACGTCATGGTTGATCCCTCGGCCAAGATCGGCAAGAACTGTCGCATTGGCCCTAATGTAGTCATTGGTCCCAACGTTGTGGTCGGCGATGGCGTGCGTCTGCAACGCTGTGTGCTCTTGGAGAacagcaaggtcaaggacCATGCTTGGATCAAGTCGACTATTGTCGGTTGGAACAGCTCCGTTGGCAAGTGGGCTCGCTTGGAGAATGTCACGGTCTTGGGTGACGATGTCACCATTGCTGACGAGGTGTATGTCAATGGCGGCTCTATTCTGCCCCACAAGAGCATCAAGCAGAACATCGATG TTCCTGCCATTATCATGTGA
- a CDS encoding i-AAA protease YME1, which translates to MAFQVPVSRPNLAAVTSDLWPSMSKLLNAPWASIQHTATSASPSTRQLHQRTLGGNESSGTGRIPLPECLDTVPLEALNSNVMQRPVKLGLSRTFLGDSLWSFATVSHRPIVSHSARSYSTLSATLSRSRQAPRANGLSKLQQQRFMFGGPSHGLLAHQEKFANNNPRSAHAQNAFYQTLLRANMPAIIVERYRSGQFASNALSEAIYLKALQRVGGADSATAAPVQGQNQHLTPDQLQAVGQAVAARNHGSQIGLATKQSGTGAKDNPLHVVVEESLGSSVFRWVKFLLVFGFFTYISLVVITILVETTGVLKNIKGPQSNEAQPQQQTVRFSDVHGCDEAKEELQELVEFLLNPERFSSLGGKLPKGVLLVGPPGTGKTLLARAVAGEAGVPFFYMSGSEFDEVYVGVGAKRVRELFAQARSKSPAIIFIDELDAIGAKRNERDAAYVKQTLNQLLTELDGFSQTSGVIIIAATNFPQLLDKALTRPGRFDRKVVVDLPDVRGRMDILKHHLKNIKISTDVDVAVLARGTPGFSGADLENLVNQAAIYASRNKKPKVGPKDLDWAKDKIMMGAEARSRIIQDKDKLLTAYHEAGHALVAYFSPSSTPLYKITIVPRGMALGVTHFLPEMDMVSRNYTEYLSDIDVSMGGKAAEELVFGPDKVTSGISADIQQATETAFTLITRFGYSKKLGNVDLSTNYDSLSSETKQEIESEVRRLVEEARMRATKILTERRHELELLTKALIEYETLTKEEMEKVLRGEKLDKMESVPSAPLKLPEALQTAKLNHPSAQAEEPSAAAE; encoded by the exons ATGGCTTTCCAAGTCCCGGTCTCAAGACCG AATCTTGCGGCCGTCACTTCCGATCTCTGGCCATCGATGTCAAAGCTATTAAATGCGCCCTGGGCTAGTATCCAACACACGGCCACCTCCGCATCTCCTTCAACCCGCCAGCTGCACCAGCGGACGCTTGGGGGAAACGAATCAAGT GGAACTGGCCGGATTCCGCTACCTGAGTGCCTGGACACAGTCCCCCTTGAGGCTTTGAACTCGAACGTGATGCAGCGACCTGTAAAACTTGGGTTGTCGCGGACTTTTCTAGGAG ATTCGCTCTGGAGTTTCGCGACTGTATCCCACCGTCCCATTGTGTCTCATTCCGCTCGATCGTATTCGACGCTATCCGCCACCCTGAGCCGGTCTCGACAGGCTCCGAGAGCCAACGGCCTTTCGAAGCTACAACAGCAGCGGTTTATGTTCGGAGGCCCATCTCACGGCCTGTTAGCGCACCAGGAAAAGTTCGCGAACAACAACCCACGCAGTGCCCACGCACAGAATGCATTCTATCAGACTCTGCTCCGTGCGAACATGCCAGCTATTATTGTCGAACGATATCGCAGCGGTCAATTTGCGAGTAATGCGCTGTCTGAAGCTATTTATCTGAAAGCGTTGCAGCGTGTCGGTGGCGCCGATTCCGCAACGGCAGCACCCGTCCAAGGTCAGAACCAGCATCTCACCCCCGACCAGCTGCAGGCCGTTGGTCAAGCCGTCGCCGCTCGGAATCACGGTAGTCAGATCGGACTGGCGACGAAGCAATCCGGTACTGGTGCTAAGGATAATCCTCTGCATGTGGTTGTCGAAGAGTCGCTGGGCAGCTCTGTCTTTCGATGGGTCAAATTTCTGCTCGTTTTCGGCTTCTTCACTTACATCTCTCTTGTCGTGATCACCATTCTTGTCGAAACAACCGGTGTCTTGAAGAATATCAAGGGTCCACAGAGCAATGAGGCTCAACCCCAACAGCAAACGGTTCGGTTCTCCGATGTACATGGTTGCGAcgaggccaaggaagagctcCAGGAACTTGTCGAATTCCTGCTGAATCCGGAGCGATTCTCTTCCCTCGGTGGCAAATTACCAAAGGGTGTGCTTCTTGTGGGACCTCCTGGTACAGGAAAGACCTTGCTTGCCCGTGCTgtcgctggagaagctggtgttCCATTCTTCTACATGTCTGGTTCCGAATTCGATGAGGTGTATGTGGGTGTCGGCGCCAAGCGTGTTCGTGAACTTTTTGCACAAGCCCGGAGCAAGTCGcccgccatcatcttcattgacgaaTTAGACGCCATTGGTGCCAAGCGGAATGAGAGAGATGCAGCTTATGTGAAGCAGACTCTGAACCAGCTGCTTACGGAGCTTGACGGATTCTCGCAGACCAGTggagtcatcatcatcgccgcaACCAATTTCCCTCAGCTGCTTGACAAGGCTTTGACACGACCTGGCAGATTCGATCGCAAGGTGGTCGTCGACCTTCCGGATGTCCGGGGTCGGATGGACATATTGAAGCATCACCTGAAGAACATTAAGATCAGTACAGATGTCGACGTTGCAGTGCTTGCACGCGGCACTCCTGGCTTTTCTGGTGCCGATCTGGAGAATCTGGTCAACCAGGCCGCCATTTACGCTAGCAGAAACAAGAAGCCTAAGGTTGGACCCAAGGACCTCGACTGGGCCAAAGACAAGATCATGATGGGCGCAGAGGCTCGCAGCAGGATTATTCAAGATAAGGACAAGCTTTTGACTGCCTACCATGAGGCAGGTCATGCGCTCGTTGCTTATTTCTCTCCTTCGTCTACGCCATTGTACAAAATCACCATCGTTCCCCGCGGAATGGCGCTGGGAGTGACGCACTTTTTGCCTGAGATGGACATGGTTTCCCGGAATTACACGGAGTATCTGTCCGATATCGACGTCTCCATGGGCGGAAAAGCAGCGGAGGAGCTGGTTTTCGGTCCTGACAAGGTCACAAGTGGTATTTCGGCG GATATTCAACAAGCCACTGAAACCGCGTTTACACTGATCACCAGATTCGGATACTCCAAGAAACTTGGTAACGTCGACCTCTCGACCAACTATGATAGTCTATCATCTGAAACCAAACAAGAAATCGAATCCGAAGTGCGACGACTGGTCGAGGAAGCGCGGATGCGTGCCACCAAGATTCTGACTGAACGGAGACACGAACTGGAACTTCTGACCAAGGCACTGATCGAGTATGAGACGCTgacgaaggaggagatggagaaggtcCTGAGAGGCGAGAAACTAGACAAGATGGAGTCGGTACCATCGGCTCCGCTCAAGCTGCCTGAGGCTTTGCAGACCGCAAAATTGAATCATCCATCCGCCCAGGCCGAGGAACCGTCGGCCGCAGCCGAATGA
- a CDS encoding glycerol kinase, which translates to MRNPFDLTELDNAVKEQHAHIDISAYQSHDGNRSLLQNENRRGDNLKDRFIGAIDQGTTSSRFIIFDCTGVPVAKYQTEFRQIHEHSGWHEHDPLELVDSVYTCIEEAMKTFLALGHSKSDIEAIGITSQRETTLCWDWETGEPLHNAIAWPDTRTKNLVRELKEQEGSDELPAICGLPLSTYPSSVSLVWLLRHSPKVKQAYDEGRLAFGTVDSWLLYNLNGGPQAGRHVTDVTNASRTMFMNLETLQYDDRLLNFFGIDKTKIRLPKILPSSDPDGYGYVRFGPLDGIPITSCLGDQSAALVGHCAFTPGTAKNTYGTGCFLLYNVGEKPVISKHGLLATVGFQLGKNRKPVYALEGSVAVAGSGISFLMNNLGFFRDSRKVSDLAATVPDSGGCVFVTAFSGLFAPYWIDDAKGTIFGITQHTQRGHIARATMEAACFQTKAILDAMAKDSGHKLSELAVDGGMSNSDICMQTQADIIQIPVERPAMHETTALGAAIAAGFAIDVWKEFSELKNMNRANRTTFTPRISPAQSARMYKQWSKAVEMSRGWLDTSEIESEDQQ; encoded by the exons ATGCGAAACCCTTTCGATCTGACCGAGCTTGATAATGCTGTCAAAGAGCAACATGCGCACATTGATATTTCCGCATATCAATCGCATGACGGCAACCGCTCGCTACTGCAAAATGAAAATCGCCGAGGCGACAACCTGAAAGACCGCTTCATTGGTGCCATCGATCAGGGCACCACGAGTTCACGATTTATTATCTTCGATTGCACAGGTGTTCCTGTGGCCAAGTATCAGACTGAATTTCGCCAGATCCACGAGCATTCAGG ATGGCACGAACATGATCCCCTCGAGCTCGTGGATTCCGTTTACACATGCATTGAAGAAGCGATGAAGACTTTCCTGGCTCTAGGCCATAGCAAATCAGATATTGAAGCCATTGGGATTACCAGTCAACGAGAGACAACACTTTGCTGGGATTGGGAAACCGGCGAGCCGTTACACAACGCGATCGCATGGCCTGATACCAGAACCAAGAATCTGGTTCGTGAGCTCAAAGAGCAAGAGGGGTCGGATGAACTACCGGCTATCTGCGGTCTACCTCTCTCCACATACCCTTCTTCTGTCTCACTAGTGTGGCTTCTTCGCCATAGCCCCAAAGTTAAGCAGGCTTATGACGAAGGACGACTTGCTTTTGGAACTGTTGACTCGTGGCTTCTGTACAACCTCAACGGCGGGCCGCAAGCTGGGCGTCATGTCACCGACGTTACCAATGCATCCAGAACGATGTTCATGAATCTCGAAACCCTGCAATATGATGATAGACTGCTCAACTTCTTTGGTATCGACAAGACAAAGATCAGGCTCCCCAAGATTCTTCCCTCGTCAGATCCTGACGGCTATGGATACGTCCGGTTTGGACCTCTTGACGGAATACCGATCACGAGTTGCTTGGGCGATCAGTCCGCAGCTTTAGTCGGTCACTGCGCCTTTACACCAGGCACAGCGAAGAACACATATGGCACCGGTTGCTTCCTGCTCTACAACGTCGGTGAGAAACCCGTAATTTCGAAGCACGGCTTGCTTGCCACTGTTGGCTTCCAACTGGGTAAAAATCGAAAGCCGGTGTACGCCCTTGAAGGAAGTGTTGCCGTCGCCGGAAGTGGTATTTCCTTCCTCATGAACAACCTCGGGTTCTTCCGTGATTCGCGCAAAGTTAGTGATCTTGCCGCTACTGTTCCCGACAGCGGAGGTTGCGTTTTTGTCACTGCCTTCAGTGGTCTGTTTGCTCCCTACTGGATTGATGATGCCAAGGGAACTATCT TTGGTATCACGCAACACACGCAGCGCGGACATATTGCTCGCGCGACCATGGAAGCAGCCTGCTTCCAGACGAAGGCTATTCTCGATGCCATGGCAAAGGACAGTGGACACAAATTGTCGGAATTGGCCGTGGACGGCGGAATGAGTAATTCCGACATTTGCATGCAG ACACAAGCCGATATCATCCAAATCCCCGTCGAGCGTCCCGCCATGCACGAGACCACCGCGCTGGGCGCCGCCATCGCTGCCGGGTTCGCCATTGACGTCTGGAAGGAGTTCAGTGAGCTCAAGAACATGAACCGCGCCAACCGCACCACCTTCACACCCCGCATCTCGCCCGCCCAGAGCGCACGGATGTACAAGCAGTGGTCCAAGGCCGTCGAGATGTCCCGAGGCTGGCTGGACACGAGCGAGATCGAGTCCGAGGACCAACAGTAA
- a CDS encoding DUF3429 domain-containing protein — MLYRNSVARSVLRAISSSNASVARSTLSNNVFNAHLTSSARFPARASSLALTTRKPVTTALVRYASSVPGSTNVPKEAKVAEEDHDMMAGIKTEAKVIKDTFSLEGTPKEALYLGMAGVIPYLATSLETVYLSYEINRATATGDGLIFSGQTAELMLHMLEPIQVGYGAVILSFLGAIHWGLEWAGYGGKHGYKRYAAGVIAPAVAWPTLLLPVEYALISQFLAFTFLYYNDARAAAHGRAPHWYGMYRFVLTFVVGASIVASLIGREQIANTISTEHTITDKINALLFLQKKEKEEADARRRAELGEEESE; from the exons ATGCTCTACAGAAACTCGGTTGCCCGCTCTGTGCTCAGGGCTATCTCTAGCTCCAATGCTTCGGTCGCCCGCTCGACTTTGTCCAACAATGTGTTCAACGCTCATCTGACATCTTCCGCTCGTTTTCCCGCTCGCGCATCCAGCTTGGCACTGACTACCCGTAAGCCCGTCACCACTGCGCTTGTCCGCTATGCCTCCAGCGTCCCGGGTTCTACCAACGTACCCAAG GAAGCCAAGGTTGCCGAGGAGGACCATGACATGATGGCGGGTATCAAGACCGAAGCG AAAGTTATCAAAGACACTTTTAGCCTTGAGGGCACCCCCAAGGAGGCTCTCTACCTCGGAATGGCTGGTGTCATCCCCTACCTGGCTACTTCCCTCGAGACCGTCTACCTTTCCTACGAGATCAACCGTGCTACCGCCACCGGTGATGGtctcatcttctccggcCAGACTGCCGAGCTGATGCTTCACATGCTCGAGCCTATCCAGGTTGGCTATGGTGCTGTG atcctctccttccttggAGCTATTCACTGGGGTCTTGAATGGGCCGGATACGGTGGCAAGCACGGTTACAAGCGCTATGCTGCGGGTGTCATCGCCCCCGCTGTTGCCTGGCCCACCCTGCTGCTCCCCGTCGAATATGCCTTGATAAGCCAGTTCCTCGCGTTCACCTTCCTGTACTACAATGACGCCCGCGCTGCTGCCCACGGCCGTGCTCCCCACTGGTACGGCATGTACCGCTTCGTCCTGACCTTCGTTGTCGGAGCCAGCATCGTGGCCAGCTTGATCGGCCGTGAGCAGATCGCCAACACCATCAGCACTGAGCACACGATCACCGACAAGATCAACGCGCTGCTCTtcctgcagaagaaggagaaggaagaggccgaTGCTCGCCGCCGCGCCGAGctcggcgaggaggagtctGAGTAA